In one window of Canis lupus baileyi chromosome 10, mCanLup2.hap1, whole genome shotgun sequence DNA:
- the CCL21 gene encoding C-C motif chemokine 21, producing the protein MSPSLALSFLVLVLASCIPWTQGSDGGAQDCCLKYSLRKIPAQVVRSYRKQEPSLGCPIQAILFSPRKRSQPELCADPKETWVRQLMQRLDKPPAPRKQGQSCKKDKGAPKSGKKGKGSKGCKRTEQPQTPKGSVAE; encoded by the exons ATGTCTCCATCACTGGCTCTGAGCTTCCTTGTCCTGGTTCTGGCCTCCTGCATCCCCTGGACCCAAG GCAGTGATGGAGGGGCACAGGACTGTTGCCTCAAGTACAGCCTAAGGAAGATTCCGGCCCAGGTTGTCCGCAGCTACCGGAAGCAGGAGCCAAGCTTGGGCTGCCCAATCCAGGCTATCCT GTTCTCCCCTCGGAAGCGCTCTCAACCAGAGCTGTGTGCAGACCCTAAGGAGACCTGGGTGCGGCAGCTGATGCAGCGTCTGGACAAGCCACCAGCCCCAAGGAAACAAGGCCAGAGCTGTAAAAAGGACAAGGGGGCTCCCAAGTCTGGCAAGAAGGGAAAGGGCTCCAAAGGCTGTAAAAG GACTGAACAGCCACAGACCCCAAAAGGGTCCGTAGCCGAGTGA